A genome region from Ottowia testudinis includes the following:
- a CDS encoding glycerophosphodiester phosphodiesterase, whose translation MTRFCRSIAQASALTCIAAALVACGGSNDDRFPTLTGGKPLVIGHRGAAGYLPDHTLEGYKKAIALGADFIEPDLVATKDGVLVARHEPNIAATTDVKNRPEFASRKRKAVVDGFEEEGWFVSDFTLAELKTLRAIQPMADRDQSHNGQYAIPTFEEVLALAKLEGDRLKRTIGVYPETKHPTYHAKLGLPLEDRLLAILDKNGLTKKDSPVIVQSFETANLKYLRTKTQVRLVQLIDGNDVNPDGSMDFSLPWGQAYDLTVAGDKRNYGALLTPAGLAEIKKYADGIGPWKPYLIPTRLTIGADGKPVDLNKDGVIDERDRTVMAPTSVLADAHKAGLFVHAYTFRSEAKRLASDYKGDPKAEYHRFYDLGVDGVFADYPDHAKAARDD comes from the coding sequence ATGACACGCTTTTGCCGATCCATTGCGCAGGCCAGCGCACTGACTTGCATCGCCGCCGCTTTGGTGGCTTGTGGCGGCAGCAACGACGACCGCTTTCCCACCTTGACCGGCGGCAAGCCGCTGGTCATCGGCCATCGCGGCGCTGCCGGCTACCTGCCCGACCACACGCTGGAGGGCTACAAAAAAGCCATCGCGCTGGGCGCCGACTTCATCGAGCCCGACCTGGTGGCCACCAAGGACGGCGTGCTGGTCGCCCGGCACGAGCCCAACATCGCCGCCACCACCGACGTCAAGAACCGCCCCGAATTCGCCAGCCGCAAGCGCAAGGCGGTGGTCGATGGGTTTGAAGAAGAAGGCTGGTTCGTCAGCGATTTCACCCTGGCCGAGCTGAAAACCCTGCGCGCCATCCAGCCCATGGCCGACCGCGACCAGAGCCACAACGGCCAATACGCCATTCCTACCTTCGAGGAAGTGCTGGCGCTGGCCAAGTTGGAGGGCGACCGCCTCAAGCGCACCATCGGCGTCTACCCCGAGACCAAGCACCCCACCTACCACGCCAAGCTCGGCCTGCCGCTGGAAGACCGCCTGCTCGCCATCCTCGACAAGAACGGCCTGACCAAGAAGGATTCACCCGTTATCGTCCAGTCCTTCGAAACCGCCAACCTGAAATACCTGCGCACCAAGACGCAGGTGCGCCTGGTGCAGCTGATCGACGGCAACGACGTCAATCCGGACGGCAGCATGGACTTCAGCTTGCCCTGGGGCCAAGCGTACGACCTGACGGTGGCCGGCGACAAGCGCAACTACGGCGCGCTGCTCACACCCGCGGGCCTGGCCGAGATCAAGAAGTACGCCGACGGCATCGGCCCCTGGAAGCCTTATCTGATCCCCACGCGCCTGACGATCGGGGCCGACGGCAAGCCGGTCGACCTGAACAAGGACGGCGTGATTGACGAGCGCGACCGCACCGTGATGGCGCCCACCTCGGTGCTGGCCGACGCGCACAAGGCCGGCCTGTTCGTACACGCCTACACCTTCCGCAGCGAGGCCAAGCGCCTGGCCAGCGACTACAAGGGCGACCCCAAGGCCGAATACCACCGTTTCTACGACCTGGGCGTGGATGGCGTGTTTGCCGACTATCCGGACCACGCCAAGGCGGCGCGGGACGATTGA